A region from the Pleurocapsa minor HA4230-MV1 genome encodes:
- a CDS encoding DUF1816 domain-containing protein encodes MFKPANKIKLKLPWWVKITTAKPKCVYYFGPFASQNEAVESQSGYLEDLKAEKAQEINIEIKQDLPKLLTIPEE; translated from the coding sequence ATTTTCAAGCCAGCCAATAAAATTAAATTGAAATTGCCTTGGTGGGTCAAAATCACAACTGCTAAACCCAAATGTGTTTATTATTTTGGCCCATTCGCTAGTCAAAACGAAGCAGTAGAATCTCAGTCTGGATATCTTGAAGATTTGAAAGCAGAAAAAGCCCAGGAAATAAATATTGAAATTAAACAAGATTTACCTAAATTATTGACTATTCCTGAAGAATAA
- a CDS encoding 4-hydroxy-3-methylbut-2-enyl diphosphate reductase, giving the protein MNNPKIDTKAFKRTLQQSENYHRRGFGHDEEVAGTMNSEYQSDLIQTIRDRHYRLEQGDVTIRLAESFGFCWGVERAIAMAYEAREHFPTEKIWITNEIIHNPTVNQRLQEMNVGFIELVNEQKDFSVVTPGDVVILPAFGASVQEMQLLNDKGCKIVDTTCPWVSKVWNSVEKHKKRDYTSIIHGKYAHEETVATSSFAERYLVVLNLAQAEYVTNYILHGGDRAEFLDKFQNAYSEGFDPDRDLEKVGIANQTTMLKSETEQIGKLLEQTMLKKYGPTQLNEHFMSFNTICDATQERQDAMFDLVEEDLSLMIVIGGFNSSNTTHLQEIAIEHQIPSYHIDSAERIISRDRLEHKPLDRDLTIAENWLPAGKITVGITSGASTPDKVVADVITKIFALKAMAIAEKL; this is encoded by the coding sequence ATGAATAATCCAAAGATAGATACAAAAGCTTTTAAACGTACTTTACAACAGTCAGAAAACTATCATCGTCGCGGTTTTGGACACGATGAAGAAGTAGCAGGGACGATGAATTCTGAGTATCAAAGTGATTTAATCCAGACGATCCGCGATCGCCATTATCGTCTAGAACAGGGTGATGTTACCATCCGTCTAGCGGAGTCTTTTGGTTTTTGTTGGGGAGTAGAAAGAGCGATCGCTATGGCGTATGAAGCTAGAGAACATTTCCCTACAGAAAAAATTTGGATTACTAACGAAATTATTCACAACCCCACTGTAAATCAGCGTTTACAAGAGATGAACGTCGGTTTTATCGAATTAGTTAATGAGCAAAAAGATTTTAGCGTAGTCACTCCAGGAGATGTCGTAATTCTACCTGCTTTTGGTGCTAGCGTTCAAGAAATGCAGCTACTCAACGATAAAGGCTGTAAAATTGTGGATACTACCTGTCCTTGGGTATCAAAAGTCTGGAATTCGGTAGAAAAACACAAAAAACGCGACTATACCTCAATTATTCACGGGAAATATGCCCACGAGGAAACTGTCGCCACCAGTTCTTTTGCCGAGCGCTATTTGGTAGTCTTAAATCTAGCTCAAGCGGAATACGTCACTAACTATATTCTCCATGGCGGAGATCGAGCAGAGTTTCTGGATAAGTTTCAAAACGCCTACTCAGAGGGTTTCGATCCCGATCGCGATTTAGAGAAAGTCGGTATCGCTAATCAAACTACCATGCTCAAAAGCGAAACTGAACAGATTGGTAAACTGCTAGAACAGACGATGCTGAAAAAGTATGGCCCAACTCAGTTAAACGAGCATTTCATGAGCTTTAATACCATCTGTGATGCCACTCAAGAACGTCAGGATGCTATGTTTGACCTGGTAGAAGAAGATTTATCCTTAATGATTGTTATTGGGGGTTTTAACTCTTCCAACACCACCCATTTACAAGAAATCGCCATAGAACATCAAATTCCTTCCTACCATATCGATAGTGCAGAACGAATCATCAGTCGCGATCGCCTTGAACATAAACCTCTAGATCGAGATCTCACCATCGCCGAAAACTGGCTTCCAGCAGGAAAAATTACTGTTGGCATTACTTCTGGTGCTTCGACTCCCGATAAAGTGGTGGCGGATGTGATTACAAAAATATTTGCTTTAAAAGCCATGGCGATCGCCGAAAAGCTATAA
- a CDS encoding glycoside hydrolase family 57 protein — MALGYLALVLHAHLPYVRHPESDFVLEEEWLFEAITETYVPLLQVFEGLKRDGVDFKMTMSMTPPLVSMLRDELLQDRYDAHLAQLEELIAKEIDRHQHNGHMLYLAEYYANSFSQIRKTWEGYNRDLVGAFKQFLDSGNLDIITCGATHGYLPLMKMYPQAVWSQIKVACEHYEENFGRAPKGIWLPECAYYEGLERMLADAGLRYFLTDGHGILYARPRPRHGSYAPIYTETGVAAFGRDHESSQQVWSSKVGYPGAVEYREFYKDLGWEAEYEYIKPYIMPNGQRKNTGIKYHKITSRDGGLTEKGLYDPYWAREKAAEHAGNFMYNRERQIQNLSGMLQRPPIVVSPYDAELFGHWWYEGPQFIDFLFRKSWYDQGTYDMTHLSEYLQQQPTQQVCRPSQSSWGYKGFHEYWLNDTNAWVYPHLHKAAERMIKLANREPADELEWRALNQAARELLLAQSSDWAFIMRTGTMVPYAIRRTRSHLLRFNKIYDDILIGKIDSGWLEKVELIDNIFPNINYRTYRTI, encoded by the coding sequence ATGGCTCTTGGTTATCTTGCACTTGTCTTACACGCTCACTTGCCTTATGTCCGACATCCAGAAAGCGATTTTGTTTTAGAAGAAGAATGGCTGTTTGAAGCCATTACCGAAACCTATGTCCCTCTGCTACAAGTTTTTGAAGGCTTAAAGCGAGATGGAGTAGATTTTAAAATGACGATGAGTATGACACCTCCTTTGGTGTCAATGCTGCGGGATGAACTACTACAAGATCGTTACGATGCTCATTTAGCCCAGCTAGAAGAACTAATTGCTAAAGAAATTGACCGACATCAACACAACGGTCATATGCTGTACCTGGCTGAATACTATGCCAACTCATTTAGCCAAATTCGAAAGACTTGGGAAGGTTACAACCGCGATCTAGTCGGTGCTTTCAAGCAATTTCTAGATAGTGGCAACCTGGATATTATCACCTGTGGGGCGACTCATGGCTATTTGCCGTTGATGAAGATGTATCCACAAGCAGTCTGGTCACAAATCAAGGTTGCTTGTGAACACTATGAAGAGAACTTTGGTCGCGCTCCCAAGGGAATCTGGCTGCCAGAATGTGCTTATTATGAAGGTTTAGAAAGAATGCTTGCTGATGCTGGCTTGCGTTATTTTCTCACTGATGGACACGGTATTCTTTATGCTCGTCCTCGTCCTCGTCATGGCTCCTATGCTCCCATCTATACTGAAACAGGAGTAGCAGCTTTTGGTCGCGACCATGAATCTTCTCAACAAGTTTGGTCTTCTAAAGTAGGCTATCCTGGCGCAGTAGAATATCGTGAATTTTATAAAGATTTAGGCTGGGAAGCTGAATATGAGTACATCAAGCCTTATATTATGCCCAATGGACAACGTAAAAACACAGGTATTAAATACCATAAAATTACTAGTCGTGATGGCGGATTGACCGAAAAAGGTTTATACGATCCTTATTGGGCAAGAGAAAAAGCGGCCGAACATGCGGGCAACTTTATGTATAATCGCGAACGCCAAATTCAAAATTTGAGCGGGATGTTACAGCGTCCACCAATTGTGGTTTCCCCTTACGATGCTGAGTTATTTGGTCACTGGTGGTATGAAGGGCCTCAATTTATCGACTTTTTATTCCGTAAAAGTTGGTATGACCAAGGTACATATGACATGACACACTTGTCAGAATATCTTCAGCAGCAGCCAACTCAACAAGTCTGTCGTCCATCCCAGTCTAGTTGGGGTTACAAAGGGTTTCATGAATATTGGTTGAATGACACTAATGCTTGGGTTTATCCTCATCTGCACAAAGCAGCGGAAAGAATGATCAAGCTGGCGAATCGTGAACCTGCTGATGAATTGGAATGGCGAGCTTTAAATCAGGCTGCAAGAGAGTTATTATTAGCACAATCGTCTGACTGGGCTTTTATTATGCGTACTGGTACGATGGTTCCTTATGCAATTCGCAGAACGCGATCGCATTTACTTCGCTTTAATAAGATCTACGATGATATTTTAATCGGTAAGATTGATTCTGGTTGGTTAGAAAAAGTGGAATTAATTGATAATATTTTCCCCAACATTAATTATCGAACTTACAGAACTATATAG
- a CDS encoding DUF3143 domain-containing protein, whose amino-acid sequence MSLPEADTPLYNHTLPTIEDWLRSKGCNQDRANLHCWHLAQSAWKAEICLETEELTVRYFDAEQESQNLSRSFKYSLSRQDVEDAVFSGP is encoded by the coding sequence GTGAGTTTACCAGAAGCAGACACTCCTCTTTACAACCATACCTTGCCAACTATCGAAGACTGGTTACGCAGCAAGGGTTGCAATCAAGATCGAGCCAATCTTCACTGCTGGCATTTGGCACAATCAGCTTGGAAAGCAGAAATCTGTCTTGAGACGGAAGAATTAACAGTACGTTATTTTGATGCTGAACAAGAAAGTCAAAATCTCAGTCGTTCGTTTAAGTATTCTTTGAGTCGGCAAGATGTAGAAGATGCTGTGTTTTCTGGGCCATAG
- a CDS encoding prephenate/arogenate dehydrogenase: MKIGIIGLGLIGGSLGLDLRSQGHQIIGISRQENVCQIALAKGVVTEASTEFKALAEAEIVIVCTPIAAIASTIKQIIPYINSETIITDVGSVKQPIVEECSQLWPNFIGGHPMAGMTQSGIDAAIANLFTGAAYVLTPTAASKPENIAKLTAIASELNAIPYVCDAQIHDRAVSWISHLPVMVSASLIKACLQEEPDTLQLAQILASSGFRDTSRVGGGNWELGVMMAKYNHQELLRSLLQYRHNLDEMIALIEQEDWQNLEQTLQITSAARPKFLNK, from the coding sequence ATGAAGATCGGGATTATTGGTTTGGGTTTAATTGGTGGTTCTTTGGGGTTAGATTTGCGATCGCAGGGACACCAGATTATTGGGATATCTCGCCAGGAGAATGTTTGTCAGATAGCTTTGGCTAAAGGTGTTGTTACCGAAGCTAGCACTGAATTCAAGGCTCTGGCTGAGGCAGAAATTGTCATTGTTTGTACTCCTATTGCAGCGATCGCCTCAACAATTAAGCAGATTATTCCTTATATTAATTCCGAGACAATTATTACCGATGTTGGTTCAGTCAAGCAGCCGATAGTTGAAGAATGTAGTCAGTTATGGCCCAACTTTATTGGGGGACATCCGATGGCGGGAATGACACAAAGCGGAATCGATGCAGCTATAGCTAATTTATTTACTGGTGCAGCCTATGTACTTACGCCGACAGCAGCTAGTAAGCCTGAAAATATTGCCAAGTTAACAGCGATCGCCTCAGAGTTAAATGCGATTCCCTATGTTTGTGATGCTCAAATTCACGATCGCGCTGTAAGCTGGATTTCTCATCTACCAGTGATGGTGAGTGCGAGTCTGATTAAAGCCTGTTTACAAGAAGAGCCTGATACGCTCCAATTGGCGCAAATACTCGCTAGTTCTGGGTTTCGCGATACTAGTCGAGTGGGAGGAGGTAATTGGGAATTGGGGGTAATGATGGCAAAATATAACCACCAGGAACTGTTGCGATCGCTTTTACAATATCGTCATAATCTAGACGAGATGATTGCTTTAATCGAACAAGAAGACTGGCAAAATCTTGAACAAACGCTACAAATAACATCTGCTGCTAGACCAAAATTTCTCAACAAATAG
- a CDS encoding histidine kinase, with the protein MLHFHKQCPDSDQGSAEELLLQLLLFVDQRSSSEEQVQEIKAYLQSLRSNYAFKLDVVEIEKQPHLVEFFRLVATPALVKMSPAPRQTLAGSNLIQQLEKWWPQWKGQVKVSLEKNSYQNPENPTATAMPNSSYDAQDIMLSDEIFSLRQEKAELEAQLRFKDKILAMLAHDLRTPLTAASMAVETIELSEKNDGLSENKLLALKRKLFKQARNQFNIMDNMIGELLQNSQNNNAKLAVKPKPLNLCSLCQDIASQFDAKLGQKSMNFVMDLPQDLPLIYADAELIRQLISNLLDNAIKYTPEKGSISLSVLHRTNQKIQVSVCDTGPGIPPSKREQIFEDSFRLQRDRAAQGYGLGLATCHQIVSAHYGQIWVDSAPESGSCFRFTLLVYK; encoded by the coding sequence GTGTTGCACTTTCATAAGCAATGTCCCGATTCCGATCAAGGTAGTGCGGAGGAACTATTGCTTCAACTACTATTATTTGTCGATCAACGTTCTTCTTCTGAAGAACAGGTTCAAGAAATTAAAGCTTACTTACAGAGCTTGCGCTCTAATTATGCTTTTAAGTTGGATGTAGTGGAGATTGAAAAACAGCCTCATCTGGTAGAATTCTTTAGATTAGTTGCCACTCCTGCTCTGGTGAAGATGTCTCCAGCACCGAGACAAACCCTAGCAGGAAGTAATTTAATTCAGCAGTTAGAGAAGTGGTGGCCTCAGTGGAAAGGTCAGGTAAAAGTTTCTTTAGAGAAAAACAGCTACCAAAATCCAGAGAATCCGACCGCTACAGCAATGCCGAATAGCAGCTACGATGCTCAAGACATCATGTTGTCCGATGAAATATTTAGTCTGAGGCAAGAAAAAGCAGAATTAGAAGCACAGCTACGTTTCAAAGATAAAATCTTGGCAATGTTGGCTCACGATTTGCGAACACCATTGACGGCAGCCTCTATGGCAGTGGAAACAATTGAGTTATCGGAGAAAAATGATGGCTTGTCAGAAAATAAGCTGCTTGCTTTAAAACGGAAGTTGTTTAAACAAGCAAGAAATCAGTTTAACATCATGGATAATATGATTGGTGAACTGCTGCAAAATTCTCAAAACAACAATGCCAAACTAGCAGTTAAACCAAAGCCACTTAATTTGTGTTCGCTGTGTCAAGATATCGCCAGCCAGTTTGATGCCAAATTAGGGCAAAAATCGATGAATTTTGTGATGGATCTGCCTCAAGATCTACCTTTAATTTATGCTGACGCTGAATTAATCCGTCAACTGATCAGTAATTTGCTAGATAATGCCATTAAATATACGCCTGAAAAAGGTAGTATTTCCTTATCCGTTCTACATCGAACCAATCAAAAGATACAGGTAAGTGTTTGCGATACAGGGCCTGGAATACCCCCTAGCAAAAGAGAACAGATCTTTGAAGATAGCTTTCGACTTCAGCGCGATCGCGCTGCCCAAGGTTATGGATTAGGACTGGCAACTTGCCACCAGATAGTCTCTGCCCATTATGGTCAAATTTGGGTAGACAGTGCGCCTGAATCTGGTAGCTGTTTTCGCTTTACTCTCTTGGTATACAAGTAG
- a CDS encoding DUF4351 domain-containing protein, which produces MTNINHDQLFKELLTTFFVEFLELFFPSVLEYLDTDSITFIDKELFTDVVRGEKNIVDIVALAEFQEQDYSFLIHLENQASNAPEFNRRMFRYFCSLFLKYDRPIYPIAIFSYDSPKRLDKSNFVINFPDRQVLNFDYQIVQLNRLNWRDFLQQRNPVAAALMSKMKINREDRPTVKAQCLRLMVTLKLDPAKMQLISGFVDTYLNLNQQEESHFQSLLSTMELQEQEKIMQITTSWEQKGRQEGRIEEKLSITLRQLKRKLGNLPDNIATRIKSLESSKLDILTEDLLDFETLDDLNQWLSNC; this is translated from the coding sequence ATGACTAATATTAACCACGATCAACTCTTTAAAGAGCTTCTAACTACTTTCTTTGTTGAATTCCTAGAACTTTTCTTTCCCTCGGTGCTGGAATATCTCGATACTGATAGCATCACTTTTATAGATAAAGAACTCTTTACTGATGTAGTTCGAGGGGAGAAAAACATTGTTGATATCGTGGCTTTAGCTGAATTTCAAGAGCAAGATTATTCATTTTTAATTCACCTAGAAAATCAAGCTTCTAACGCCCCAGAATTTAATCGTAGAATGTTTCGTTATTTCTGTAGCCTCTTCCTCAAATATGATCGACCGATTTATCCAATAGCTATTTTCTCTTATGACTCTCCCAAAAGACTAGATAAAAGCAATTTTGTGATTAATTTTCCAGATAGACAAGTTTTGAATTTTGATTACCAAATTGTTCAGCTTAATCGTCTTAATTGGCGTGACTTCTTGCAACAGCGGAATCCTGTGGCTGCCGCTTTGATGAGCAAGATGAAGATTAATCGAGAAGATCGCCCTACAGTCAAAGCTCAATGTCTGAGACTGATGGTTACTCTTAAACTAGACCCAGCCAAGATGCAGCTTATTTCAGGTTTTGTTGATACCTACCTCAATCTCAATCAGCAGGAAGAATCGCACTTTCAATCCCTATTAAGTACAATGGAATTACAGGAGCAGGAAAAGATTATGCAGATTACTACTAGTTGGGAACAAAAAGGTCGGCAGGAAGGTCGAATTGAAGAAAAGCTTTCTATTACCTTGCGTCAACTCAAACGTAAACTGGGCAATCTACCAGATAATATTGCGACACGGATTAAGTCTTTGGAGTCTTCCAAATTGGATATTTTAACGGAAGATCTATTAGATTTTGAAACTCTGGACGATCTTAATCAGTGGCTGAGTAATTGTTAG
- a CDS encoding S-layer homology domain-containing protein — protein MLWRIQDERQAIADYYLAELSADGWDVIKPFTINPQQQIARAIAIKDNLRVELSLLASANNQASQGENSRLSVVYHPLDRDIPPSSISQWSNSSEAANSTTAQQPTQNQTRSLSEKTKQNTRLPRSKSRSNQNAYKLSDANFQDLDEIPPQLQQPIESVAALGILTPYTRQGNVDLTKFAPNQVITRGEYARWLIAANNRYYADNPGKKIYLATETSQPAFNDINPSHPDFAAIQSLAEAGLIPSRLTEDSTNVLFRPDAPLTRADLVTWKVPLDTRKSLPKASIQAIEESWGFQDTADIDSSATRALYADFQNGDRSNVRRIFGYTTLFQPKKPVTRAEAAASLWYFGFQGDGITAKEVLASTAKTKS, from the coding sequence ATGCTTTGGAGGATACAGGATGAGCGCCAAGCTATTGCTGACTATTATCTGGCAGAATTGTCGGCTGATGGTTGGGATGTAATCAAACCTTTTACGATTAATCCGCAGCAACAAATAGCCAGAGCGATCGCCATTAAAGATAACCTGAGAGTAGAGCTTTCTCTTTTGGCATCGGCAAATAATCAAGCATCTCAAGGCGAAAACTCTAGATTGTCAGTGGTTTATCATCCTTTAGATCGAGATATTCCTCCATCTAGTATTTCTCAATGGTCAAACTCCTCTGAAGCTGCAAATTCGACAACTGCTCAGCAACCTACACAAAATCAAACTCGCTCTTTATCAGAGAAAACTAAGCAAAATACTCGTCTACCTCGCTCGAAATCAAGATCAAATCAGAATGCCTACAAGTTATCTGATGCTAATTTCCAGGATTTAGATGAAATACCCCCACAACTACAACAACCCATAGAATCAGTCGCTGCTTTGGGTATTTTGACTCCTTATACTAGGCAAGGTAACGTCGATTTAACCAAATTTGCCCCGAATCAAGTGATTACTCGTGGTGAATATGCTCGTTGGCTAATTGCTGCCAATAATCGCTATTATGCCGATAATCCTGGTAAAAAAATCTACCTGGCAACGGAGACTAGCCAGCCTGCATTTAATGATATCAATCCTAGCCATCCAGACTTTGCGGCAATTCAAAGTTTAGCCGAAGCAGGTTTAATTCCTTCTCGTCTGACAGAAGATAGTACTAATGTACTTTTTCGCCCCGATGCTCCTCTAACTAGAGCCGATTTAGTTACCTGGAAAGTACCATTGGATACTCGCAAATCTTTACCCAAAGCTTCTATTCAAGCGATTGAAGAAAGCTGGGGATTTCAAGATACTGCTGATATTGACTCTTCTGCCACGAGAGCTTTATATGCCGATTTTCAAAATGGCGATCGCTCTAACGTTAGACGTATATTTGGCTATACCACTCTTTTCCAACCCAAAAAACCTGTAACTAGAGCAGAAGCAGCAGCCTCACTGTGGTACTTTGGCTTTCAGGGAGATGGGATTACAGCCAAAGAAGTGTTAGCATCGACGGCGAAAACGAAGAGTTAA
- a CDS encoding Crp/Fnr family transcriptional regulator, whose amino-acid sequence MVLSIQHFANRDFQEIPDRANQLLNLLPNSELQNLLIYAKRIILPAKKTIHKPYKAIEKIYFPIRGIISLLNISQEGLVAESAAVSNEGMIGIAGFLGGNTASNWAIAQTECIVLSLPINILRRELARSGELKRILLLYSQALLAQISQNVLCSCHHTLEQRLARWLIFYSDRLSTKKLFLTQETLADLLGVRRTSLTVMAGDLRQRKLIDYSRGRILIENSVALRKVACQCDRTISDEYTRLLNL is encoded by the coding sequence ATGGTTTTATCTATCCAGCATTTTGCAAATCGTGATTTTCAAGAAATACCCGATCGCGCTAATCAGCTATTGAATCTTTTACCTAATTCCGAATTGCAAAATTTACTGATATATGCAAAACGCATTATTCTACCAGCCAAAAAAACGATTCACAAGCCCTACAAAGCAATAGAGAAAATCTATTTTCCAATTCGAGGTATCATCTCTTTGCTTAATATTAGCCAAGAAGGTTTAGTAGCCGAATCTGCTGCGGTAAGTAATGAAGGAATGATTGGCATTGCTGGATTTTTGGGTGGCAATACTGCTTCTAATTGGGCGATCGCGCAAACAGAATGCATTGTCCTGAGCTTGCCCATCAATATTCTACGACGAGAATTAGCCCGTAGTGGTGAATTAAAGCGAATATTATTGCTCTATTCTCAAGCTCTATTGGCTCAGATTTCGCAAAATGTCCTCTGTAGCTGTCATCATACCCTAGAACAAAGACTAGCTCGTTGGTTAATCTTTTATAGCGATCGCTTAAGCACAAAAAAGCTGTTCTTGACTCAAGAAACTCTTGCCGATCTGTTGGGTGTCAGGCGTACTAGTTTGACGGTAATGGCGGGAGATTTGCGCCAAAGAAAATTGATTGACTATAGCCGTGGCAGAATTTTAATTGAAAACTCAGTAGCTTTGAGAAAAGTCGCCTGTCAATGCGATCGCACAATCTCAGATGAATATACTCGTTTGTTAAATTTATAA
- a CDS encoding response regulator: MNQHNILIIEDDTGIQALTQFSLEMDGYWQVTSAYVGKEGLFKAMNINPDVILLDLMMPDMGGIEILEKLRSDKTTRNIPVILFTAKLMETESLELENKNVIGLITKPFDCLTLSADILDMLKKYQLVAR; the protein is encoded by the coding sequence ATGAATCAGCACAATATTCTAATCATCGAAGACGATACGGGAATTCAAGCCTTAACTCAATTCAGTTTAGAAATGGACGGCTATTGGCAAGTTACCAGTGCTTATGTCGGGAAGGAAGGACTGTTTAAAGCTATGAATATAAATCCTGATGTAATTCTGCTAGATTTAATGATGCCAGATATGGGAGGAATCGAAATTCTAGAAAAATTACGATCCGACAAGACAACACGTAATATACCAGTGATTTTGTTTACAGCTAAACTAATGGAAACAGAAAGTCTTGAATTAGAAAACAAGAATGTCATAGGTTTAATCACAAAGCCTTTTGATTGTCTTACTTTATCAGCAGACATTTTGGATATGTTGAAAAAGTATCAGTTAGTCGCAAGATGA
- a CDS encoding saccharopine dehydrogenase NADP-binding domain-containing protein, translating to MTKKVLVIGGYGRIGNRVAQDIAQHTDAEVTITSRQTQSQIKPFRFLALDLDDRQQLHQAIAKQDLIVHCAGPFHHRDGRVLASCIDEGIDYIDVSDHRSFYQQAIEYQERAIASGTTAILNTGIFPGISNSMVKQGVEQFERPEKIHLSYVVAGSGGAGLTVMRTTFLGLKHQFSAWIDGKWQDILPYTERELVEFPAPYGKTGVYWFDVPETYTFADSFPVNTVITKFGSIPDWYNHLTWITAHIFPEAWVSSRRGIEFFSQVSYAMTKVTDRFSGIGVAMRAEITGQKAGKPHTYISTMVHHDTAIAAGAGTGAIAQLILAGRLKQPGIYPVEQALSTELFVEMMNSRQIEIVVSS from the coding sequence ATGACCAAAAAAGTATTAGTAATTGGCGGTTACGGCAGAATTGGTAATCGGGTAGCTCAAGACATTGCCCAACATACCGATGCTGAAGTTACGATTACTTCTCGTCAAACTCAATCGCAAATCAAACCATTTAGATTCTTAGCTTTAGATTTAGACGATCGCCAACAGCTACATCAAGCGATCGCCAAGCAAGATTTGATCGTACACTGTGCAGGGCCATTTCATCATCGAGACGGTAGAGTTTTGGCAAGCTGTATTGACGAAGGAATAGATTATATTGACGTGAGCGATCATCGTTCTTTTTATCAACAGGCGATCGAATATCAGGAGCGAGCGATCGCTTCTGGCACTACGGCGATTTTGAATACGGGGATCTTTCCTGGTATTTCTAACAGCATGGTTAAACAAGGAGTAGAGCAGTTCGAGCGACCAGAGAAAATCCATCTCAGCTATGTGGTAGCAGGTTCAGGTGGTGCAGGGTTAACCGTGATGCGAACTACTTTCCTGGGGTTAAAACATCAATTTTCTGCCTGGATCGATGGTAAGTGGCAAGATATCTTACCCTACACCGAAAGAGAGCTGGTGGAATTTCCTGCACCCTACGGTAAAACGGGAGTCTATTGGTTTGATGTCCCAGAAACCTATACATTTGCTGATTCCTTTCCTGTAAACACCGTGATCACCAAGTTTGGCTCAATTCCTGACTGGTATAATCATTTAACCTGGATTACGGCTCATATCTTTCCTGAAGCTTGGGTAAGTAGTCGTCGAGGCATTGAATTCTTTTCCCAAGTCAGTTATGCCATGACCAAAGTAACCGATCGCTTTAGTGGGATTGGAGTGGCGATGCGAGCAGAGATTACAGGACAAAAAGCAGGTAAACCGCATACCTATATCAGTACCATGGTACATCACGATACAGCGATCGCCGCAGGAGCAGGCACAGGCGCGATCGCGCAATTAATTTTAGCGGGTAGATTAAAACAGCCAGGTATTTACCCTGTAGAACAAGCATTATCAACAGAGTTGTTTGTTGAAATGATGAACAGTCGTCAAATTGAAATTGTGGTTAGTTCTTAA